Proteins encoded together in one Deinococcus irradiatisoli window:
- the mqnP gene encoding menaquinone biosynthesis prenyltransferase MqnP, translating into MSATSPARPTLKTYLQLVKFEHTVFALPFAYAGMLLASQQLRGSGWPGLSTLIWVTLAMAGARTAAMGANRVIDRFIDARNPRTAAREVPSGKVSPAQVWGLVIVSLIVMALAAAQLNPLCLALLPLAVVFLIGYPYIKRFSWLCHVWLGVTDGAAAAGGWIAVTGHFGAGAWLLWAIVIFWMVGLDVIYATMDYDFDRQSGVQSIPARFGIPAALKIAAASHALTFVLLLVLGMVLGASFWYFLAALAMGAILLYEHRLVNPNDLTKANIAFFDANMWLALTMLAGVVADVAWRTLR; encoded by the coding sequence GTGAGTGCGACCAGTCCTGCCCGGCCCACCCTGAAAACCTACCTGCAACTGGTCAAGTTCGAGCACACCGTGTTCGCTTTGCCGTTTGCCTACGCCGGGATGCTGCTCGCCTCGCAGCAACTTCGCGGCAGCGGCTGGCCGGGGCTGAGCACCTTGATCTGGGTCACGCTGGCGATGGCCGGGGCCCGCACCGCCGCGATGGGCGCCAACCGGGTGATCGACCGCTTCATCGACGCCCGCAATCCGCGCACCGCTGCGCGCGAGGTGCCCAGCGGCAAAGTCAGCCCGGCGCAGGTGTGGGGCCTGGTGATCGTCAGCCTGATCGTGATGGCGCTGGCGGCGGCGCAGCTCAACCCCCTGTGCCTGGCGCTGCTGCCCCTAGCGGTGGTGTTCCTGATCGGCTACCCGTACATCAAGCGCTTCTCGTGGCTGTGTCACGTCTGGCTGGGCGTCACCGACGGCGCGGCAGCGGCGGGCGGCTGGATCGCGGTGACCGGGCACTTCGGCGCCGGGGCCTGGCTGCTGTGGGCCATCGTGATTTTCTGGATGGTGGGACTGGACGTGATCTACGCCACCATGGACTACGATTTCGACCGCCAGAGCGGCGTGCAGAGCATTCCGGCCCGCTTCGGCATTCCGGCGGCCCTCAAGATCGCCGCCGCCAGCCACGCTCTGACTTTTGTGCTGCTGCTGGTGCTGGGCATGGTGCTGGGCGCGAGCTTCTGGTACTTCCTGGCGGCGCTGGCGATGGGCGCGATTTTGCTCTACGAGCACCGTTTGGTCAACCCGAACGACCTGACCAAAGCCAACATCGCTTTTTTCGATGCCAACATGTGGTTGGCCCTGACCATGCTGGCAGGCGTGGTGGCCGACGTGGCCTGGCGCACGCTGCGCTGA
- a CDS encoding MarR family winged helix-turn-helix transcriptional regulator, which yields MAQTPMLLTRIEADWQRVRPGIDASPMLTYLLISRLQSALAKHVERTHRASGLSAATWDLLMTLRRSAPEGGLTPAELAGLTALTGASITNRIDNLRARGLAERSVNPHDRRSAFVRLTPAGRELADELLPVHLANETALFAVLSEQDRADLRRLAFKLLEPLERAGEK from the coding sequence ATGGCCCAGACGCCCATGCTCCTGACCCGCATCGAAGCCGATTGGCAGCGGGTGCGTCCCGGCATCGACGCCAGCCCGATGCTGACGTACCTGCTGATCAGCCGCCTGCAATCGGCGCTGGCCAAACACGTCGAGCGCACCCATAGGGCCTCGGGCCTGAGCGCCGCCACCTGGGACCTGCTGATGACGCTGCGCCGCAGCGCCCCGGAAGGCGGCCTGACCCCCGCCGAACTCGCCGGCCTGACCGCCCTGACCGGCGCCAGCATTACCAACCGCATTGACAACCTGCGCGCACGCGGCCTGGCCGAGCGCTCGGTCAACCCCCACGACCGCCGCAGCGCCTTCGTGCGTCTCACCCCGGCGGGCCGCGAACTGGCCGACGAATTGTTGCCGGTACACCTCGCCAACGAAACGGCATTGTTCGCCGTGCTCAGCGAGCAGGACCGGGCCGATCTGCGGCGGCTGGCCTTCAAGCTGCTCGAACCGCTGGAACGGGCGGGCGAGAAGTAA